From Streptomyces fungicidicus, one genomic window encodes:
- the mgrA gene encoding L-glyceraldehyde 3-phosphate reductase yields MNHLAHPDRYDGTMRYRRTGRSGLDLPLLSLGYWHNFGDDKPFETQREIALRAFDLGITHHDLANNYGPPYGSAEINFGRLMRQDLAPYRDELVVSTKAGWDMWPGPYGQGGGSRKYLLASLDQSLKRMGLEYVDIFYSHRLDASTPLEETMGALDTAVRQGKALYVGISSYDADRTREAVAILRDLGTPLLIHQPSYNMLNRWIETDGLLDVAQEEGFGIIGFTALAQGMLTGRYLDGVPEDSRAAAGKSFDTAWLTDDMLRRLRALNDIAARRGQTLAQMALAWALRDPRVTSLVIGASRTEQLEQNVAALENLDFGAEELAEIDKYATEGGVDLWREARLGTLG; encoded by the coding sequence ATGAACCACCTCGCCCATCCCGACCGCTACGACGGCACCATGCGCTACCGGCGCACCGGCCGCTCGGGGCTCGACCTCCCCCTGCTATCCCTGGGCTACTGGCACAACTTCGGCGACGACAAGCCCTTCGAGACCCAGCGCGAGATCGCCCTGCGCGCCTTCGACCTGGGCATCACCCACCACGACCTGGCGAACAACTACGGTCCGCCCTACGGCTCCGCCGAGATCAACTTCGGCCGGCTGATGCGGCAGGACCTGGCGCCGTACCGGGACGAGCTGGTGGTCTCCACCAAGGCCGGCTGGGACATGTGGCCCGGCCCGTACGGCCAGGGCGGCGGCTCCCGCAAGTACCTGCTGGCCTCGCTGGACCAGTCCCTGAAGCGCATGGGCCTGGAGTACGTGGACATCTTCTACTCCCACCGGCTGGACGCCTCCACTCCGCTCGAGGAGACGATGGGCGCCCTCGACACGGCGGTCCGCCAGGGCAAGGCGCTCTACGTCGGCATCTCCTCGTACGACGCCGACCGCACCCGCGAGGCCGTGGCCATCCTCCGCGACCTCGGGACGCCGCTGCTGATCCACCAGCCGTCCTACAACATGCTGAACCGCTGGATCGAGACGGACGGCCTGCTGGACGTGGCCCAGGAGGAGGGCTTCGGGATCATCGGCTTCACCGCGCTCGCGCAGGGCATGCTGACCGGGCGCTACCTGGACGGCGTCCCGGAGGACTCCCGGGCGGCGGCGGGCAAGTCGTTCGACACGGCCTGGCTGACGGACGACATGCTGCGCAGGCTGCGCGCCCTCAACGACATCGCGGCCCGGCGCGGACAGACCCTCGCCCAGATGGCGCTGGCCTGGGCGCTGCGGGACCCGCGGGTCACCTCGCTGGTCATCGGCGCGTCCCGGACTGAGCAGCTGGAGCAGAACGTCGCCGCGCTGGAGAACCTCGACTTCGGCGCCGAGGAGCTGGCCGAGATCGACAAGTACGCCACCGAGGGCGGCGTCGACCTGTGGCGCGAGGCGCGTCTGGGCACGCTGGGCTGA
- a CDS encoding ABC transporter substrate-binding protein → MNTTHHRHRNRHRTAGTVLAGALALLLAATGCSSKADDGDKGGKAADGVRTGPGVGADTIRLGALTDLTGPYATLGKSIVQAQQMWADEVNAKGGICDRKVEIVVKDHGYDVQKAVTAYADIAPDVVALPQVIGSPVVAALLDDIERDKMLTFPQAWAASLLGKDAIQVLGTTYDVDMIAAVEFLTRTKGLKKGDTIGHVYFEGDYGANALEGATWAARKAGLKVAGQKIKATDTDLSAQVSALRKEGVKAILVSAGPAQTASLVGVAASRGLKVPVVSSAPGFAPQLMKTPAAPALAAMLSVVSAAPAVSSDLPGVKRMVAAYGKKYPDSPVDSGVLSGYNAAELMGADLKAACEAGGLSREDVVKAHRAQTNADTGLGTPQDFSDVDRPASVETYVLKPDAEAVGGVVVAEDAHAAPGVEEYLSAH, encoded by the coding sequence GTGAACACCACGCACCACAGGCACCGCAACCGGCACCGCACCGCCGGGACCGTCCTCGCCGGCGCCCTCGCCCTGCTGCTCGCGGCCACCGGTTGCAGCTCCAAGGCGGACGACGGCGACAAGGGCGGGAAGGCCGCCGACGGCGTCCGCACCGGCCCCGGCGTCGGCGCCGACACCATCAGACTCGGCGCCCTCACCGACCTGACCGGCCCGTACGCCACGCTGGGCAAGAGCATCGTGCAGGCGCAGCAGATGTGGGCCGACGAGGTCAACGCCAAGGGCGGCATCTGCGACCGCAAGGTGGAGATCGTCGTCAAGGACCACGGCTACGACGTGCAGAAGGCGGTCACCGCCTACGCCGACATCGCCCCGGACGTCGTGGCGCTGCCCCAGGTCATCGGATCCCCGGTGGTCGCCGCCCTGCTCGACGACATCGAGCGGGACAAGATGCTCACCTTCCCGCAGGCCTGGGCGGCCTCGCTGCTCGGCAAGGACGCCATCCAGGTGCTCGGCACCACCTACGACGTCGACATGATCGCCGCGGTCGAGTTCCTCACCCGCACCAAGGGCCTGAAGAAGGGCGACACGATCGGCCACGTCTACTTCGAGGGCGACTACGGCGCCAACGCGCTGGAAGGGGCCACCTGGGCGGCCCGGAAGGCCGGTTTGAAGGTGGCGGGCCAGAAGATCAAGGCGACGGACACCGACCTGTCGGCGCAGGTCTCCGCCCTGCGCAAGGAGGGCGTGAAGGCGATCCTGGTCAGCGCCGGCCCCGCGCAGACCGCCTCCCTGGTCGGCGTCGCCGCCTCCCGCGGTCTGAAGGTCCCCGTCGTCAGCAGCGCGCCCGGCTTCGCGCCCCAGCTGATGAAGACCCCGGCCGCGCCCGCCCTGGCGGCGATGCTCAGCGTGGTCAGCGCCGCACCCGCGGTCAGCTCCGACCTGCCCGGCGTCAAGAGGATGGTGGCGGCCTACGGGAAGAAGTACCCGGACTCGCCCGTCGACTCCGGTGTGCTGTCCGGGTACAACGCCGCCGAGCTCATGGGCGCCGACCTGAAGGCGGCCTGCGAGGCGGGCGGCCTCTCCCGCGAGGACGTGGTCAAGGCGCACCGCGCGCAGACGAACGCGGACACCGGCCTCGGCACCCCTCAGGACTTCTCCGACGTGGACCGCCCCGCGAGCGTCGAGACGTATGTGCTGAAGCCCGACGCCGAGGCGGTCGGCGGTGTGGTCGTCGCGGAGGACGCGCACGCGGCGCCGGGCGTCGAGGAGTACCTCTCCGCGCACTGA
- a CDS encoding ABC transporter ATP-binding protein, which produces MTDRTTAPPVLDVRDVTVRFAGLTALDGVSFTVTPGSVHALIGPNGAGKSTCFNVLSGLRRPASGTVTLGGAELTRLAPHRVAALGVARTFQNIVTTHGTVADNLMLGRHALTRAGFTATALRLPGARREQSQHLERAREIAELTGLGAHFDSPVGLLSYGDRKRVELARALCLEPRVLLLDEPVAGMNAAERARTAETVGELRAELGLSIVLVEHDMGLVMRLADDVTVLDFGRAIAHGTPDEVRQDPEVLRAYLGTDATGEDAA; this is translated from the coding sequence GTGACCGACCGCACCACCGCGCCGCCCGTGCTCGACGTGCGGGACGTCACCGTGCGCTTCGCAGGACTCACCGCCCTCGACGGCGTCTCCTTCACCGTCACCCCCGGCTCGGTGCACGCCCTCATCGGACCCAACGGCGCAGGCAAGTCCACCTGCTTCAACGTGCTGTCGGGCCTGCGCCGCCCGGCCTCCGGCACGGTGACGCTCGGCGGCGCCGAGCTGACCCGGCTCGCCCCGCACCGCGTCGCCGCGCTCGGAGTGGCCCGCACCTTCCAGAACATCGTCACCACCCACGGCACCGTCGCCGACAACCTCATGCTCGGTCGCCACGCCCTCACCCGCGCCGGTTTCACCGCCACCGCCCTGCGCCTGCCGGGCGCCCGGCGCGAGCAGTCCCAGCACCTCGAACGGGCCCGCGAGATCGCGGAACTCACCGGTCTCGGCGCCCACTTCGACAGCCCCGTCGGCCTGCTGTCGTACGGCGACCGCAAGCGCGTCGAACTCGCCCGCGCCCTCTGCCTGGAGCCCCGCGTGCTGCTCCTCGACGAACCCGTGGCCGGCATGAACGCCGCCGAACGCGCCCGCACCGCCGAGACGGTGGGCGAACTCCGCGCCGAACTCGGCCTCTCCATCGTGCTGGTGGAGCACGACATGGGCCTCGTGATGCGTCTCGCCGACGACGTCACCGTGCTCGACTTCGGCCGGGCCATCGCCCACGGCACCCCCGACGAGGTCCGGCAGGACCCCGAGGTGCTGCGCGCCTACCTCGGCACCGACGCGACCGGGGAGGACGCGGCATGA
- a CDS encoding MSMEG_6728 family protein: MQTFLPYPDFCESALALDRRRLGKQRVEALQVLRGLTVPGYGWRRHPAVRMWTGYEEALVRYGLEICRVWRDRGHQDSCAATLVADLAAVRPGAPVRGQRELADAGELPPWLGDDAVHRSHRSALVRKDPAVYADLFPGKPDDLPYVWPSSDRDPEAAGD; this comes from the coding sequence ATGCAGACCTTTCTGCCGTACCCCGACTTCTGCGAGTCGGCGCTGGCGCTCGACCGGCGCCGGCTCGGCAAGCAGCGGGTCGAGGCGCTCCAGGTGCTGCGGGGGCTGACCGTCCCGGGCTACGGGTGGCGCCGCCATCCCGCGGTGCGCATGTGGACCGGCTACGAGGAGGCCCTGGTCCGGTACGGCCTGGAGATCTGCCGGGTCTGGCGGGACCGGGGCCATCAGGACAGCTGTGCCGCCACCCTCGTGGCCGATCTCGCCGCCGTGCGGCCCGGCGCGCCGGTGCGCGGTCAGCGGGAGCTGGCCGACGCGGGTGAGCTGCCGCCCTGGCTGGGGGACGACGCGGTGCACCGCAGCCACCGCTCGGCACTGGTCCGCAAGGACCCGGCCGTCTACGCGGACCTCTTCCCCGGGAAGCCGGACGATCTGCCGTACGTCTGGCCGTCCTCCGACCGCGATCCGGAGGCGGCCGGGGACTGA
- a CDS encoding branched-chain amino acid ABC transporter permease yields the protein MTAFLDNILGGLALGAVYALVALGFVVIFKASGVLNFAHGSLLLFGGYLTAVLHDDLGFAGALALAVLTTAALAGALDRFLLQRGGQDAHSAHVQTIVTIGIDIVLLTDLARRIGGDLLSLGDPWGDSVTRLGPLTVADSRLAAIVVSAVVIGAVFALFRYTSWGLSLRAAAEDLEAAALMGVRLGRVRAGAWCLAGALAALAAVFLAAFPAPGLERTTGQIALNAFPAAILGGLASPAGALAGSLIIGLTEALVVGYQSDLHILGEGFGDVAPYAVMLLVLLVRPTGLFGAKGAARV from the coding sequence ATGACGGCATTCCTCGACAACATCCTCGGCGGACTGGCACTCGGCGCGGTCTACGCCCTGGTCGCCCTCGGCTTCGTCGTCATCTTCAAGGCCTCGGGCGTCCTCAACTTCGCCCACGGCTCCCTGCTGCTGTTCGGCGGTTACCTCACCGCCGTCCTGCACGACGACCTGGGCTTCGCCGGGGCGCTCGCGCTGGCGGTCCTCACCACCGCCGCCCTCGCGGGCGCCCTCGACCGCTTCCTGCTGCAACGCGGCGGCCAGGACGCCCACTCCGCCCATGTGCAGACCATCGTCACCATCGGCATCGACATCGTCCTGCTCACCGACCTGGCCCGGCGCATCGGCGGCGACCTGCTGTCCCTGGGCGACCCGTGGGGCGACTCCGTGACCCGGCTGGGGCCGCTGACCGTCGCCGACAGCCGGCTCGCCGCGATCGTGGTGTCGGCCGTGGTCATCGGCGCGGTGTTCGCGCTCTTCCGGTACACCTCCTGGGGGCTGTCCCTGCGGGCGGCGGCGGAGGACCTGGAGGCGGCCGCCCTGATGGGCGTACGGCTCGGCCGGGTGCGCGCGGGCGCCTGGTGCCTGGCGGGCGCGCTCGCCGCGCTGGCCGCCGTGTTCCTCGCCGCGTTCCCCGCGCCCGGACTGGAGCGCACCACCGGCCAGATCGCCCTCAACGCCTTCCCCGCCGCGATCCTCGGCGGCCTGGCCTCCCCGGCCGGCGCCCTCGCGGGCAGCCTGATCATCGGCCTGACCGAGGCGCTCGTCGTCGGCTACCAGTCCGACCTCCACATCCTCGGCGAGGGCTTCGGCGACGTCGCCCCGTACGCCGTGATGCTGCTGGTCCTCCTGGTACGGCCCACCGGGCTGTTCGGCGCGAAGGGAGCGGCCCGTGTCTGA
- a CDS encoding ABC transporter ATP-binding protein produces the protein MPEAPPDTPPALHVENVDVAYGRALSALRSVSLTVPPGTVVALLGANGAGKTTLLRAVSGTLRLHRGAITAGRIRYGDTVLDGKDPVAAVRAGVVQVPEGRRVFAGLSVEENLRSGGLGLGRRGRTQVQEARDRVFTLFPRLAERTHQAAGLLSGGEQQMLAIGRALMAAPRLLLLDEPSLGLAPQMVYRIAEVIREINTQGTAVLLVEQNAGMALSLADHAHVLEVGETRLSGPAAELARTDAVRRLYLGEPAEDQGAA, from the coding sequence ATGCCCGAAGCACCACCGGACACCCCGCCCGCGCTGCACGTCGAGAACGTCGACGTGGCGTACGGGCGCGCGCTGTCCGCCCTCCGTTCCGTGTCCCTGACCGTGCCGCCCGGCACCGTCGTCGCGCTGCTCGGCGCCAACGGCGCGGGCAAGACGACCCTGCTGCGGGCCGTGTCCGGCACACTGCGCCTGCACCGCGGCGCGATCACGGCAGGCCGCATCCGCTACGGCGACACGGTGCTCGACGGAAAGGACCCCGTCGCGGCCGTACGCGCCGGAGTCGTCCAGGTCCCCGAGGGACGGCGGGTCTTCGCCGGGCTCTCCGTCGAAGAGAACCTGCGCTCCGGCGGGCTCGGCCTCGGCCGGCGCGGGCGCACCCAGGTACAGGAGGCCCGCGACCGGGTCTTCACGCTCTTCCCCCGGCTCGCCGAACGCACCCACCAGGCCGCCGGCCTGCTCTCCGGGGGCGAGCAGCAGATGCTCGCCATCGGCCGCGCCCTGATGGCCGCGCCCCGCCTGCTGCTCCTCGACGAGCCGTCCCTCGGCCTCGCGCCGCAGATGGTGTATCGGATCGCCGAGGTGATCCGCGAGATCAACACCCAGGGCACCGCCGTACTCCTCGTCGAACAGAACGCCGGCATGGCGCTCTCCCTCGCCGACCACGCCCACGTCCTGGAGGTCGGCGAGACCCGCCTGTCCGGCCCCGCCGCCGAACTCGCCCGCACCGACGCCGTACGCCGCCTCTACCTGGGCGAGCCGGCCGAGGACCAGGGGGCGGCGTGA
- a CDS encoding DUF2269 domain-containing protein: MRLSRPARRAHLVVHVLASACWLGLTAGLLALGITANTTGSPAMAGASVRAMKLFADWLLLPVAFLTLAGGLVLSLGTPWGLARHRWVWTKFWLTLATTTATAFALRPGVDAAAAAAAAGHPLPDGGDVLMGPLVSLAAYVFMTVLSVLKPWGPTRRGRRLRAEARRPRTAAPARR, translated from the coding sequence GTGAGACTCAGCCGCCCCGCACGCCGGGCCCACCTCGTCGTCCACGTCCTCGCCTCCGCCTGCTGGCTCGGACTCACCGCCGGGCTGCTCGCGCTCGGCATCACCGCGAACACCACCGGGTCCCCGGCGATGGCGGGAGCGTCCGTCCGGGCCATGAAGCTCTTCGCGGACTGGCTCCTGCTGCCGGTCGCGTTCCTGACGCTCGCCGGCGGACTCGTGCTGTCCCTGGGCACGCCGTGGGGACTGGCCAGGCACCGCTGGGTGTGGACCAAGTTCTGGCTGACCCTGGCCACGACCACCGCCACCGCCTTCGCGCTGCGGCCCGGCGTGGACGCGGCAGCCGCCGCCGCGGCCGCCGGGCATCCGCTGCCCGACGGCGGAGACGTCCTGATGGGACCCCTCGTCTCCCTGGCGGCCTATGTGTTCATGACGGTGCTCTCGGTGCTCAAGCCGTGGGGTCCCACCCGCCGCGGCCGGCGGCTCCGGGCGGAAGCCCGGAGGCCGCGGACCGCCGCACCGGCGCGGCGCTGA
- a CDS encoding S1 family peptidase codes for MRRTRLTHACVAALLMIGSWTAAGTLPAAAQDAPDSPASRTTDSAPASTALLEAMQRDFGLSRAEAVDRLAAEQEATDLAPEARKTAGSAYGGAWFDTGTEKLTVAVTEDAGASTVRALRASGAAVRTVEHSARQLDAAKARVDRLDAPSGVSSWSVDPAANTVVVNVVGDRRGDNDVRAFVAKAREAGPVTVRTVRAQAETFAAGTVGGDPYYTGNVRCSIGFSVHGGFVTAGHCGGAGQQVRGWDGSYIGNFQGSSFPENDYAWVNVGSGWWTVPVVLGWGTVSDQLVRGSAEAPVGASICRSGSTTHWHCGRVLAKNETVNYSQGAVRQMTKTSVCAEGGDSGGSFISGDQAQGVTSGGWGNCSSGGETWFQPVNEILNRYGLTLHTA; via the coding sequence ATGAGACGCACCCGACTCACGCATGCCTGCGTGGCCGCCCTGCTCATGATCGGCAGCTGGACCGCGGCCGGCACCCTGCCCGCCGCCGCGCAGGACGCCCCCGACTCCCCCGCCTCCCGCACCACCGACTCCGCGCCCGCCTCCACCGCCCTGCTGGAGGCGATGCAGCGGGACTTCGGGCTGAGCCGCGCCGAAGCGGTGGACCGGCTGGCCGCCGAACAGGAGGCCACCGACCTCGCGCCCGAGGCACGCAAGACCGCCGGATCCGCCTACGGCGGGGCCTGGTTCGACACCGGGACCGAGAAACTGACCGTCGCCGTCACCGAGGACGCGGGCGCCTCGACGGTCAGGGCCCTGCGCGCGTCCGGCGCCGCCGTCCGCACCGTGGAGCACAGCGCACGGCAGCTCGACGCGGCCAAGGCACGTGTCGACCGCCTCGACGCGCCCTCCGGCGTCAGCAGCTGGTCCGTGGACCCGGCCGCCAACACGGTCGTGGTGAACGTCGTCGGCGACCGGCGGGGCGACAACGATGTCCGCGCCTTCGTGGCCAAGGCCCGCGAGGCAGGCCCGGTCACCGTGCGGACGGTGCGCGCCCAGGCCGAGACGTTCGCCGCAGGCACCGTGGGCGGTGACCCCTACTACACCGGCAACGTCCGCTGCTCCATCGGCTTCTCGGTGCACGGCGGCTTCGTCACCGCGGGGCACTGCGGCGGGGCGGGCCAGCAGGTGAGGGGCTGGGACGGCTCGTACATAGGCAACTTCCAGGGCTCCTCGTTCCCGGAGAACGACTACGCCTGGGTCAACGTGGGCAGCGGCTGGTGGACGGTCCCCGTCGTGCTCGGCTGGGGCACGGTGTCGGACCAGCTGGTGCGCGGTTCGGCCGAGGCCCCGGTCGGCGCCTCGATCTGCCGCTCCGGCTCCACGACCCACTGGCACTGCGGCAGGGTGCTGGCCAAGAACGAGACCGTCAACTACAGCCAGGGCGCGGTGCGCCAGATGACGAAGACGAGCGTCTGCGCCGAGGGCGGCGACTCGGGCGGCTCGTTCATCAGCGGCGACCAGGCGCAGGGGGTCACCTCCGGCGGCTGGGGCAACTGCTCCAGCGGGGGCGAGACCTGGTTCCAGCCGGTCAACGAGATCCTCAACCGCTACGGGCTGACGCTGCACACCGCCTGA
- a CDS encoding snapalysin family zinc-dependent metalloprotease: MHLRTLTGGLAAVLVLSGPALTGPAEAVPSGDTGPAAAGVITYDTSGAAEFKAAVDRGAAIWNKSVESVELRPAASGQRADVRIVADNGWPRSLPSSLGGGTVYLGRQAMDQGYYTVRVTAHELGHMLGLPDRKPGPCSSLMSGASAGLSCTNPYPSAAERAQVEKNFENARAGVLM, translated from the coding sequence ATGCATCTCCGTACGCTGACCGGCGGCCTGGCCGCTGTTCTCGTGCTCTCCGGCCCCGCCCTCACCGGTCCGGCCGAGGCCGTCCCGTCCGGAGACACCGGTCCGGCGGCCGCCGGGGTGATCACCTATGACACGAGCGGCGCCGCGGAGTTCAAGGCCGCGGTCGACCGGGGCGCGGCGATCTGGAACAAGAGCGTCGAGTCCGTCGAACTGCGTCCGGCCGCGTCCGGGCAGCGCGCCGACGTACGGATCGTGGCGGACAACGGCTGGCCGCGCTCCCTGCCCTCCTCCCTGGGCGGCGGCACCGTCTACCTGGGACGCCAGGCCATGGACCAGGGGTACTACACGGTCCGCGTGACGGCCCACGAACTCGGCCACATGCTGGGCCTGCCGGACCGCAAGCCCGGCCCCTGCTCCAGCCTGATGTCGGGCGCCAGCGCCGGCCTCTCGTGCACGAACCCCTACCCGAGCGCGGCGGAGCGCGCGCAGGTCGAGAAGAACTTCGAGAACGCCCGCGCCGGGGTGCTCATGTGA
- a CDS encoding branched-chain amino acid ABC transporter permease produces the protein MSDRLLAALTRRRAALLLFAVVLCLPPFYLDAFWLRIGLFSMAAAIGAVGLALLSGTAGQLSLGHAFFLAVGAYGYAWLAGEPGPGLPPALAALLAVLLAGAAGGLFSPVAARVKGIYLGIATLALVFLGHHVLLTADSVTGGFNGRSVPPLTLGGFAFTESDPELTVLGVPFGAEERLWFLGLALFAFTWFTARGLQRGRPGRALAALRDSETAASVMGVDVARHRSAAFVVSSMYAGLAGVLLALAFRRVVPDYFSLALSVDYLAMIVIGGLGSVAGATAGAVFVTALPLLMTRYADQLPLVTAPGSAEGAVGPTEAARYLYGAAIVLVLLYAPDGLHGLARRVRDRARRRRPRTPAPETAVPTPPQPSARPKEHTP, from the coding sequence GTGTCTGACCGACTCCTCGCCGCCCTCACCCGCCGCAGAGCCGCGCTCTTGCTGTTCGCCGTCGTCCTCTGCCTGCCGCCGTTCTACCTGGACGCCTTCTGGCTGCGCATCGGACTGTTCTCCATGGCGGCGGCCATCGGCGCCGTCGGCCTCGCCCTGCTCAGCGGCACCGCCGGCCAGCTCTCCCTCGGCCACGCCTTCTTCCTCGCCGTCGGCGCCTACGGCTACGCCTGGCTCGCGGGCGAACCGGGACCGGGACTTCCGCCGGCCCTCGCCGCGCTCCTCGCGGTACTGCTCGCCGGAGCGGCCGGCGGACTGTTCAGCCCCGTCGCCGCCCGCGTCAAGGGCATCTACCTGGGCATCGCCACCCTCGCGCTGGTCTTCCTCGGCCACCACGTCCTGCTGACCGCGGACTCCGTCACCGGCGGCTTCAACGGCCGCTCCGTGCCCCCGCTGACCCTGGGCGGGTTCGCCTTCACGGAGAGCGACCCCGAACTGACCGTGCTGGGCGTGCCGTTCGGCGCGGAGGAGCGGCTGTGGTTCCTGGGCCTCGCCCTCTTCGCGTTCACCTGGTTCACCGCCCGCGGCCTGCAGCGCGGCCGGCCCGGCCGGGCGCTGGCCGCCCTGCGCGACAGCGAGACCGCCGCCTCCGTGATGGGCGTCGACGTCGCCCGCCACCGCTCCGCGGCCTTCGTGGTGTCCTCGATGTACGCCGGCCTCGCCGGCGTGCTCCTCGCGCTCGCCTTCCGCCGCGTCGTCCCGGACTACTTCTCCCTCGCCCTCTCCGTCGACTACCTCGCCATGATCGTCATCGGCGGCCTCGGCTCCGTCGCCGGAGCCACCGCCGGCGCCGTCTTCGTCACCGCGCTGCCGCTGCTGATGACCCGGTACGCCGACCAGCTCCCGCTGGTGACCGCCCCGGGTTCCGCCGAGGGCGCCGTGGGCCCCACCGAGGCGGCCCGCTACCTCTACGGCGCGGCGATCGTCCTGGTCCTGCTGTACGCACCCGACGGTCTGCACGGCCTGGCCCGCCGGGTCCGGGACCGCGCACGGCGCCGCCGCCCCCGTACCCCCGCCCCGGAGACCGCCGTACCCACGCCTCCGCAACCCTCCGCGCGACCCAAGGAGCACACCCCGTGA
- the htpG gene encoding molecular chaperone HtpG produces MPTETFEFQVEARQLLQLMIHSVYSDKDVFLRELVSNASDALDKLRLAKLRDDSLDADVSDLHIELEIDKDARTLTVRDNGVGMSYDEVGQLIGTIAHSGTAEFLRELREAQDGAGAEGLIGQFGVGFYSGFMVADEVTLLTRRAGERQGTRWTSRGEGTYTLETADDAPQGTSVTLHLKPADPDNRLNDYTSVWTVKEIVKRYSDFITWPIRLVGETGDGDGAAGPETLNSMKALWARSRDEVSEEEYHELYKHIGHDWREPLETIQLNAEGTFEYQALLFVPSHAPHDLFNQNFKRGVQLYVKRVFIMDDCEALLPPYLRFVKGVVDAQDLSLNVSREILQQDRHIAMMQRRLTKKTLSSLKAMRANDAERYATFWREFGAVLKEGLITDPDNRDALLAVASFTTTHEDGATVTLGQYLERMPEGQDAIWFVTGESRESIDNSPHMEAFRERGIEVLLLTDPVDEVWVDAVGEYEGKPLRSIAKGEIDLGAREEDRSEGEREQQAEEYAGLLGWMRERLDEEVKEVRLSTRLTVSPACLVADANDLTPALENMYRAMGQEVPRARRILELNPDHALVKGLNEAYGEREDRSELTDTAELLYSLAVLAEGGRPKDPARFVRLMADRLERTL; encoded by the coding sequence ATGCCGACCGAAACGTTTGAGTTCCAGGTAGAGGCCCGTCAGCTCCTCCAGCTGATGATCCACTCGGTCTACTCGGACAAGGACGTCTTCCTCCGTGAACTCGTCTCCAACGCCTCCGACGCGCTCGACAAGCTGCGTCTGGCCAAGCTGAGGGACGACTCGCTCGACGCCGACGTCTCGGACCTGCACATCGAGCTCGAGATCGACAAGGACGCCCGCACCCTCACCGTGCGGGACAACGGCGTCGGCATGTCGTACGACGAGGTCGGGCAGCTCATCGGGACGATCGCCCACTCGGGCACCGCCGAGTTCCTGCGGGAACTGCGGGAGGCGCAGGACGGGGCCGGGGCGGAGGGGCTGATCGGCCAGTTCGGCGTCGGCTTCTACTCGGGGTTCATGGTCGCGGACGAGGTCACCCTGCTCACCCGGCGCGCGGGCGAGCGGCAGGGCACCCGCTGGACGTCGCGCGGCGAGGGCACCTACACGCTGGAGACGGCCGACGACGCGCCGCAGGGCACCTCGGTCACCCTGCACCTCAAGCCGGCCGACCCCGACAACCGGCTGAACGACTACACCTCGGTGTGGACGGTCAAGGAGATCGTCAAGCGCTACTCGGACTTCATCACCTGGCCGATCAGGCTCGTCGGGGAGACCGGCGACGGTGACGGGGCGGCCGGGCCCGAGACGCTCAACTCGATGAAGGCCCTGTGGGCGCGCTCCCGGGACGAGGTGTCCGAGGAGGAGTACCACGAGCTGTACAAGCACATCGGTCACGACTGGCGCGAACCGCTGGAGACGATCCAGCTGAACGCCGAGGGCACCTTCGAGTACCAGGCCCTGCTGTTCGTGCCGTCGCACGCCCCGCACGACCTGTTCAACCAGAACTTCAAGCGCGGGGTGCAGCTCTATGTGAAGCGCGTCTTCATCATGGACGACTGCGAGGCGCTGCTGCCGCCGTACCTGCGTTTCGTGAAGGGCGTCGTCGACGCCCAGGACCTGTCGCTGAACGTGTCCCGCGAGATCCTCCAGCAGGACCGGCACATCGCGATGATGCAGCGGCGGCTCACCAAGAAGACGCTGTCCTCGCTCAAGGCGATGAGGGCGAACGACGCCGAGCGTTACGCCACGTTCTGGCGGGAGTTCGGCGCCGTCCTGAAGGAGGGGCTGATCACCGACCCCGACAACCGTGACGCCCTCCTCGCGGTGGCGTCGTTCACGACCACGCACGAGGACGGCGCGACGGTCACGCTGGGGCAGTACCTGGAGCGGATGCCGGAGGGGCAGGACGCCATCTGGTTCGTGACCGGCGAGTCCCGGGAGAGCATCGACAACTCCCCGCACATGGAGGCGTTCCGTGAGCGCGGCATCGAGGTGCTGCTGCTCACCGACCCCGTCGACGAGGTGTGGGTCGACGCCGTGGGCGAGTACGAGGGCAAGCCGCTGCGGTCGATCGCCAAGGGCGAGATCGACCTCGGCGCCCGGGAGGAGGACCGGAGCGAGGGCGAACGGGAGCAGCAGGCCGAGGAGTACGCGGGTCTGCTCGGCTGGATGCGGGAGCGGCTGGACGAGGAGGTCAAGGAGGTGCGGCTGTCGACGCGGCTCACCGTCTCCCCTGCCTGTCTCGTCGCCGACGCGAACGATCTCACCCCGGCGCTGGAGAACATGTACCGGGCCATGGGCCAGGAGGTACCGCGTGCCAGGCGCATCCTCGAACTCAACCCGGACCACGCGCTGGTGAAGGGCCTGAACGAGGCGTACGGGGAGCGCGAGGACCGCTCGGAGCTCACCGACACCGCCGAACTCCTGTACTCGCTCGCCGTGTTGGCGGAGGGCGGCCGGCCGAAGGACCCGGCTCGCTTCGTCCGGCTGATGGCGGACCGGCTGGAGCGCACCCTGTGA